The genomic segment TTGAGTTGCGCCAGCGCCACGAGGAGATGGAGCACCGCCTGCACCGCGCCGAGGACAGCACCCGCGACCTGTCGCGGGAGATACGCCTGCTCAAGGCGGACCGGGAGTATCTGGAAAGCCGCATCCGCGTGCGGATGAACTACGTGGGGCAGGGCGAGACCCTGTACCTCTTCCCCGACGAGGGAGGGACGACCTCCCCGCAAGATCCTCTGGGGGCCGGACAGGATGATGACGAAAATTAACTGGTTCAAGGAAGTCCTGGAGCTGGAGCCCGGCTCGAAGGTCTTTTTCCCGCTGGCGCGGCTGTACTTCGAGGACGGGAACCACGCCGAGGCCATGAGCACCCTGCGCCAGGGCCTGTCGCGCAATCCGGACCACATCGAGGCCCGCTTCCTGCTGGTGGAGATCCTCTCCCGCCTGGGCCGCGCCGACGAGGCGGCCCAGGAGGTGCGCACCATCACCGCCATGCTCTCGCGCTATCCGGCCTTCTGGAAGGTCTGGGCCGAGAGCGCCGCCCCGGCCTCCAAGGATTCGGCCATGGCCCTGTCCTTTCTGGCGGCCAGCTTCCAGGGCGCGGCGCTGTCCTGGTCGCAGGTCATCGAAAAAGGCCTGGACGCGCTGTTCCGGGGCAACGGCGCGCCCCTGGCCCCCGGGGCCGGGGCCGCAGAGGCGGGCGGGGCGGCCCCGGATGAAGACGCCCAGCCCCAGCGCCGCCGCAAGGCCGCGCCCGCAAAGCGCGCCGCCGATGCCGACGCGACCATCCGCACCCGGACCATGGCCGACCTGCTGGCCGACCAGGGCGATTTCCAGGGCGCGCTGGACATCTATACCGAGCTGGCCGACAAGGCCGCAGGCCATGAGGCCGACGAGCTGGAAGCGCTCATCGAGAAGATGCGCCTGAAGCTGCGCCGGGGCCCCGGGGCCGACGCTCCGGACGCCGCCGCCCTGCGGGACGGCGCAGACCAGGACGACCTGCCGGACGAGGGCCCGGACCAGGACGAGGACCGCGCCACGGCGCCCTCCGGCGGCCTGCCCGGCAAGGACAAGCTCCTGGAAACTCTGGAAGCCCTGGCCGAGCGCCTGGAGGCCCGGGCGGCCCACTAGGCCGCGTGGCCTCGCGCCCGGCGCTGCACGAGCGGGCCGCGGGCGGCTGCGGGCCAAGTTTCCCTTGCTGAATTGCCCAGACTTTGGCACACCTGCGGGGAGCCGCCGCCGCGCGGCCCGTTGCCCTGCACCACGCCCAGACGAGGGGTTGGAACTTGAAACGCTTCTTCGCTGTTGTCGCCTTGACCGCCGCCCTGGGCCTGCTTCCGGGCTGCGAGACCCTGGACAAGACCTGGTCGGCCACCAAGACGACGACCCACAAGTACTACAAGGGCTACCTCAACACCGACCCCAGCATCGACTACGAGGCCCGGGACTGGACCTCCAGCGAGGCCAAGCTCGCCGAGCTGTTCGCCCCGGTGGACAAACCCGCCCACACCCTGGCCATCGCCCTCAACCGCCAGGATGCCTTCCCCGGGGACGCTTGGGTCCAGACCTTGTTCGCCGACTATCCCTGGATGAGCGGGCTGGTGGTGGCGACCCTGGATGGCGAAATCGTCATGCAGCGCCCCGAGACAGCCCTCAAGCCCCTGAATTTCGCACCGCTGCTGGCCCACGGCGAGGCCCTGGCCGACCGCAGGCTGCGCGCCCATGTGGACATGACGCCCCTGGGCCCGGAGGTCTACATGGCCACGGGCATGTTCCGGGGCAACGAGCTGGTGGGCGCCATCATGGTCCATTTCGACATCCGCAACCTCCTGGAATTCAGCCCCGAGCCCGGGGCGCTGGTGGTGGTCACCGCCGAGCAGACCCTCTGGGCCGGAGCGGACGACGCCGCCACCCAGGCCGTGCGCGCCCAGCCCTGGGCCGAGATCCTCGCCGACGAGAGCCATGGCCGCTTCACCGCCGATGGACGGGAATACATCTGGCTGTGCCGCTTCCTGGGCGACCTCAAGCTGGTCTACGCCACCGCGGCGGTGGAGGACGAGGAGTCCTCCGGGTTCTCCTTCTTCGGGCTGTTCTAGCCCGCTTAGCCGGGCCGTCCTGCCGGGGCGGCCCGCCGCGTCCGCTCTTTCCTTCTTTTTTCACGCCCCAGGGGGGCGGATTGCCACGTCGGCTTTACTGCCGCCCGGCGCTGGTTTATGACAAGCCGTTGCGCGCGGTGCGCAACGCGTCGCATCGCCAACGGAGGTCACGCATGCGCCAGGTCACGGTCACCGAGCATCTGCTGCAGCACCAGAAGAAATCCCCCATGGCCACGGGCCGGTTCACCCTGCTGCTCAACGAGCTGATCCTTTCGGCCAAGCTCATCTCGCGCGAGGTGACCAAGGCCGGGCTGGTGGACGTGCTCGGCTTCACCGGCGAAACCAACGTCCAGGGCGAGAAGGTGCGCAAGCTCGACGAGTTCGCCAACAACGTGCTCATCCACCGCCTGCGCCGCTCGGGCGTGCTGTGCGCCATGGCCTCCGAGGAGAACGGCGACCTGATCCAGGTTTCCGGCGACCTGCCCCACGGCGACTACATCCTGATTTTCGACCCCCTGGACGGCTCGTCGAACATCGATGTCAACGTGAGCATCGGCACCATCTTTTCCATTTATCGCCGTCCGCTGCACAAGAGCCCCGGGGCGCCCTCCCTGGCCGAGGTGCTCCAGCGCTGCGACAAGCAGGTGGCCGCCGGGTATTTCATCTACGGCTCCTCGACCATGATGGTCTACACCACGGGCAACGGCGTCCACGGCTTCACCCTGGACCCCAGCGTGGGCGAATTCCTGCTCTCGCACCCGGACATGAAGATTCCCGAAAGCGGGCGCATCTATTCGGTCAACGAGTCGTACTGGAACTCCTGGGACACGGCGACCCAAAGCGCCGTCACCCACTTCCGCAATGCGAAAAACGCCCGCGGCAAGCCCTATTCCTCGCGCTACATCGGCTCGCTGGTGGCCGACTTCCACCGCAACCTGCTCTACGGCGGCATCTTCATGTATCCCGCCCGGCGCGGCGAGGACGGCTCCTACTCGGGCAAGCTGCGCCTGACCTGCGAGGCCGCGCCCATGGCCTTCATCGTGGAGCAGGCGGGCGGCATGGCCACCGACGGGGTCAACCGCATCATGGAATACACGCCCACCGAGCTGCACCAGCGGGTGCCGCTGTTCGTGGGCTCGCTCGAAGACGTGCGCGCGGTGCGCGAGATCATGCTGCGGGGTGGGTGTGACACTGTGCCTGGGCGTTGAGACCTCCTGCGACGAAACGGCCCTGGCCCTGGTGCGCGACGGCCAGCTGCTGGCCCAGCGCATCGCCACCCAGGTCGGGGCCCACGCGGTGTTCGGCGGGGTAGTGCCCGAGCTGGCCTCGCGCGAGCACCTGCGCGCCCTGGGGCCGCTGCTGGACGGCCTTGTGGCCGACACGGGCGTGGCCTTGGGCGAGCTGGACGCCGTGTGCGTGGCGCGCGGCCCGGGGCTGCTGGGCAGCCTGCTGGTGGGCATGAGCCTGGCCAAGGGCCTCGTGCTGGCCACGGGCGCGGCCCTGGTGGGCGTGAACCACCTCTGGGCCCACCTGCTGGCCCCGGCCCTGGAGCGGCCCATGGCCTTCCCGGCCCTGGGGCTGCTCGTTTCCGGCGGGCACACCCAGACCTACCGCATGGACAACCCCGTGGCCTTCACCACCCTGGGCCGGACCCTGGACGACGCGGCGGGCGAGGCCTTCGACAAGGCCGCCAAGACCCTGAACCTGCCGTACCCCGGCGGGCGGTTCATCGACGTGCTCGGCCAGCTGGCCGAGGCGGACCCGGCGCTCTTCCCCCGGCCCTACGTGGCCAACGACAACCTGGACTTCAGCTTCTCGGGCCTGAAGACGGCCATGGTCAACCACGTGGCGGCCAACCCGGACCTGCGCGCCCCGGCCCTGGTGGACGACCTGGACGCTTTGGTGGCGGCGCTACGCGCCCGGGGCGCCCTGGAGCCCCTGGCCCGGGCCTGCGCCTCGTACAACCTGGCCGTGGCCGACACGCTACGCATCAAGACCGCCCGTGCCCTGGACGCCAGCCCGGGGGTGCGCTCCCTGGTGGTCGCGGGGGGCGTGGCGGCCAACGGCATGGTCCGCGCGGCCATGACCGCCCTGGCCCGCGAGCGCGGGCTGGACATCGTGCTGCCGTCCCTGGCGCTGTGCACCGACAACGCGGCCATGATCGCCCTGGCCGGGGAGTATCTCTTCAAGGCCGGATACCGCCACGGGCTGGACCTGGAGGCCGTGCCCCGGGGCCGGAGCATCCCCTGGGACTACCTGCAAGGGGCGCCTGGCCAGGCCCGGGCCGGTGGCGATTGGACTCTTGACACCCGGACGGGGCGCCCTTAGGGTTGAGAGACTCAGGCAAGGTTTTGCGGGCGGGCCCCGGGAGCTTTGCAGGGGGCGAATTTTTTTGCTGCCGCTTCCGGCGGACGGTGGAACCGGTAAGAACGACAAAGGAGTACGATATGGCTTTGCAGGTTTCCGACGGCAATTTCGAGTCCGAAGTGTTGCAGTGCGATCTGCCCGTGCTGGTGGATTTCTGGGCTCCGTGGTGCGGCCCCTGCAGGGCCATGGGCCCGGTCGTGGACGAGCTGGCCACCGAGTTCGCCGGGCAGGTCAAGGTCGCCAAGATGAACGTGGACGAGAACCAGGCCACCCCCAGCAAGTACGGCATCCGCGCCATCCCGACCCTCATTCTCTACAAGAACGGCGAGGTCGTGGAGCAGGTCACGGGCGCCGTGTCCAAGAGCAGCATCAAGGAAATGCTCAGTTCCAAGCTGTAGGTCGGCTCCGGTTCTGTTTTCCCGGGCGGCACCGGCGCCAGCCGGGCCGCCCTTTTTTCATGTGGCGGCAAAGGGTTGCCCGTGGCCGGGGGCGGTTTTTTTCCGGGCTTGACCGCAAGGCCACTGGTTGGGTACGAACCTTTCGGATGAGCTTCGCCCACAGCGCCTGGGCGCGTCCGTGGACCGGGCATCCCGCCCGGACGGGCAACACCGCGCAACGGTACACATGAACAGAATCCCTCGCCTCCTGGCCGTGATGGTGATGCTCCTTGGCCTTTCCGGCTGCGGCTACATCGACTACTTCCTGCTGCCCCCCCCCGAGGACACGGCGCAGGAGCTGTACGAAGCCGGGGCGGAGGCCATGCAGGACAAGGACTACATGCAGGCCGCGGAGTACTTCCAGCGCCTCAAGGACCGCTATCCCTTCAGCCCCTATACGGCCCGGGCCGAGATCGGCCTGGGCGACGCCTACTTCCTGGCCGAGCAGTATATCCCCGCTTCCGACGCCTACGTGGAGTTCGAGGCGCGGCACCCGCGCCACGAGATGATCGAGTACGTGCTCTTCCAGATCGGCATGGCCAACTACAAGAGCGCCACGGCCATCGACCGGCCCATGGACCGCATCGACTCGGCCATCGAATATTTCCGGCGCGTGGTCGAGGAGTACCCCGACGGCAAGTACGCGCCCCAGGCCCGGGACTACATCGTCGAGTGCCGCCGCAAGCACGCCGAGCACGAGATCTTCGTGGCCGACTTCTACTGGAACCTCGAGCGCTACGGCGCCGCCTGGACCCGCTACCGCCACGTGGCCGACAATTACGCCGACCTGCCCGAGGTGGTGGCCTACGCCGAGCAGCGGGCCAAGGTGGCCTACCTGCGCCACCAGCAGGGCGCGTCCGACAAGGAACGCGAACGCGAACAGGGCAGCTGGAAGCAGTGGTTCGAGTGGCTGTAGGGTGATGCACCTGGAAAACGGCCCTCAAAGGGCCGTTTTTTTCTTGGCGCCCGGCCTG from the Desulfocurvus vexinensis DSM 17965 genome contains:
- a CDS encoding FtsB family cell division protein codes for the protein MARRWIILGFLLVLNAVLGYRLVAGETGVFAYLELRQRHEEMEHRLHRAEDSTRDLSREIRLLKADREYLESRIRVRMNYVGQGETLYLFPDEGGTTSPQDPLGAGQDDDEN
- a CDS encoding tetratricopeptide repeat protein; this translates as MMTKINWFKEVLELEPGSKVFFPLARLYFEDGNHAEAMSTLRQGLSRNPDHIEARFLLVEILSRLGRADEAAQEVRTITAMLSRYPAFWKVWAESAAPASKDSAMALSFLAASFQGAALSWSQVIEKGLDALFRGNGAPLAPGAGAAEAGGAAPDEDAQPQRRRKAAPAKRAADADATIRTRTMADLLADQGDFQGALDIYTELADKAAGHEADELEALIEKMRLKLRRGPGADAPDAAALRDGADQDDLPDEGPDQDEDRATAPSGGLPGKDKLLETLEALAERLEARAAH
- the fbp gene encoding class 1 fructose-bisphosphatase, which translates into the protein MRQVTVTEHLLQHQKKSPMATGRFTLLLNELILSAKLISREVTKAGLVDVLGFTGETNVQGEKVRKLDEFANNVLIHRLRRSGVLCAMASEENGDLIQVSGDLPHGDYILIFDPLDGSSNIDVNVSIGTIFSIYRRPLHKSPGAPSLAEVLQRCDKQVAAGYFIYGSSTMMVYTTGNGVHGFTLDPSVGEFLLSHPDMKIPESGRIYSVNESYWNSWDTATQSAVTHFRNAKNARGKPYSSRYIGSLVADFHRNLLYGGIFMYPARRGEDGSYSGKLRLTCEAAPMAFIVEQAGGMATDGVNRIMEYTPTELHQRVPLFVGSLEDVRAVREIMLRGGCDTVPGR
- the tsaD gene encoding tRNA (adenosine(37)-N6)-threonylcarbamoyltransferase complex transferase subunit TsaD; the encoded protein is MTLCLGVETSCDETALALVRDGQLLAQRIATQVGAHAVFGGVVPELASREHLRALGPLLDGLVADTGVALGELDAVCVARGPGLLGSLLVGMSLAKGLVLATGAALVGVNHLWAHLLAPALERPMAFPALGLLVSGGHTQTYRMDNPVAFTTLGRTLDDAAGEAFDKAAKTLNLPYPGGRFIDVLGQLAEADPALFPRPYVANDNLDFSFSGLKTAMVNHVAANPDLRAPALVDDLDALVAALRARGALEPLARACASYNLAVADTLRIKTARALDASPGVRSLVVAGGVAANGMVRAAMTALARERGLDIVLPSLALCTDNAAMIALAGEYLFKAGYRHGLDLEAVPRGRSIPWDYLQGAPGQARAGGDWTLDTRTGRP
- the trxA gene encoding thioredoxin, producing MALQVSDGNFESEVLQCDLPVLVDFWAPWCGPCRAMGPVVDELATEFAGQVKVAKMNVDENQATPSKYGIRAIPTLILYKNGEVVEQVTGAVSKSSIKEMLSSKL
- a CDS encoding outer membrane protein assembly factor BamD — protein: MNRIPRLLAVMVMLLGLSGCGYIDYFLLPPPEDTAQELYEAGAEAMQDKDYMQAAEYFQRLKDRYPFSPYTARAEIGLGDAYFLAEQYIPASDAYVEFEARHPRHEMIEYVLFQIGMANYKSATAIDRPMDRIDSAIEYFRRVVEEYPDGKYAPQARDYIVECRRKHAEHEIFVADFYWNLERYGAAWTRYRHVADNYADLPEVVAYAEQRAKVAYLRHQQGASDKEREREQGSWKQWFEWL